A window of the Gorilla gorilla gorilla isolate KB3781 chromosome 8, NHGRI_mGorGor1-v2.1_pri, whole genome shotgun sequence genome harbors these coding sequences:
- the LOC134759190 gene encoding uncharacterized protein, giving the protein MRKRRSNILMKVTARCSDHQEAHCLIPGIFQDVSHYKKHVAASGIRGSHHMKHVAESGIWGSHHGKHQAASGIRVPITGSMCLCLAADGIRGSHHGKHVAASGIPGSHHRKNVPVSGIRGSQHRKHVAASDIWGSYCMKHVPASSIPGSHHRKHVAASGWVWYLGFPSWEAHACIWYTGFIYFPALILYLNPSSISYEFLFSSICTLLSTS; this is encoded by the exons ATGAGGAAAAGACGCTCCAACATCCTCATGAAGGTCACAGCAAGA TGTTCTGACCATCAAGAAGCTCACTGCTTAATTCCTGGCATATTCCAAGATGTTTCCCATTACAAGAAGCATGTGGCTGCGTCTGGTATACGGGGCTCCCATCACATGAAGCACGTGGCTGAGTCTGGTATATGGGGTTCCCATCATGGGAAGCACCAGGCTGCATCTGGTATACGGGTTCCCATTACAGGAAGCATGTGTCTGTGTCTGGCTGCAGACGGTATACGGGGTTCTCATCACGGAAAGCACGTGGCTGCATCTGGTATACCAGGTTCCCATCACAGGAAGAATGTGCCTGTGTCTGGTATACGGGGTTCCCAACACAGGAAGCACGTGGCTGCATCTGATATATGGGGTTCCTACTGCATGAAGCACGTGCCTGCGTCTAGTATACCGGGTTCCCATCACAGGAAGCATGTGGCTGCATCTGGCTGGGTCTGGTATCTGGGGTTCCCATCATGGGAAGCACATGCCTGCATCTGGTATactggtttcatttattttcctgccCTTATTCTGTACCTGAACCCATCATCTATTTCTTacgaatttttattttcatcaatatGTACACTTCTATCAACTTCCTAA